Genomic DNA from Pseudomonas fluorescens:
CAGCACATGGTCGAGCCAGGCTTTAAGTGTGCTGGGGATGGCGAAGTTGTACATCGGTGCAGCCATTACCAGCACGTCGGCGGCCAGCAGCTCATCGGTCAGTTGGTTGGAGCGCTCCAGCGAGGCGTTTTCAACGTCGCTGCGCTGCTCGGCCGGCTTCATCCAGCCACCCAGCAGATTGGCATCCAGGTGCGGCACCGGATTGACGGCCAGGTCGCGAACGCTGATTTCATCGGCCGGGTGCGCCGCTTTCCACTGGCTGATAAAGGTCTGGGTCAGTTGACGGGACACCGAGTCTTGCTGGCGGGCACTGCTTTCGATGATCAGAACGCGGGACATGGCTTGTAGGCTCCATCTGAGAATGTTGTCAGTCGATGGAGTGAAGGTTAAACGCGATCATATCGATGAAAAAGCGCAAATAACTGCTGTAAAGCATCGATAAATTCGTTTATAAGCGGAGCAAGCAATATTGCCTGCCTCACTGCCGGGCTATTTCGGCTGACAGGTCAGCTTGATGCGCAGCTTGATGATGTTGCGGTTGAACTTGGCCGTGGCGTTCTTGAACTTGCCGGCGGCGACTTCGATCTTGCGGGTGCGCGGTGCCTCGGGGCCATTGTTGAAGACCACGGTACAAGCCGCGTCGGTGTTGCCGTAGTTGTTGACCTGGATGGAACCGATATCGGCATCGGTGTCATAGGCGTTGTAGTCGATGCTCAGGCCGTTGAGGTGTTTTTCCACATCGATCGGGTAGGCAAACGCAGTCAGTGGCAGCAGGGCCAGCACCACACAACAGATTTTCTTCATTCGGCAGTCTCCACCAAGGGACTGCCAGCTTAGGACAAGAGGAGCTCGATATGAAAGCGCCCCGCGTAACCCTTGATCAATGGCGCACCTTGCAGGCCGTGGTCGACCACGGCGGCTTCGCCCAGGCCGCTGAAGTGCTGCATCGCTCCCAGTCGTCAGTGAGCTACACCGTGGCCCGCATGCAGGATCAGCTCGGCGTACCGTTGCTGCGCATCGATGGGCGCAAGGCCGTGCTGACCGAAGCCGGCGGCGTACTGCTGCGCCGTTCCCGGCAACTGGTGAAACAGGCCAGCCAACTGGAAGACCTGGCCCACCACATGGAGCAAGGCTGGGAAGCGGAAGTGCGCCTGGTGGTCGACGCGGCCTACCCCAACGCCCGCCTCGTTCGCGCCTTGACGGCGTTCATGCCACAAAGCCGTGGCTGCCGGGTGCGGCTGCGCGAAGAAGTGTTGTCGGGTGTCGAAGAAGTGCTGCTCGAAGGCGTGGCCGACCTGGCCATCAGCGGCTTCAGCATTCCCGGTTACCTGGGGGCGGAGTTGAGCGACGTGGAGTTCATCGCGGTGGCCCATCCCGAGCATGCCCTGCATCGCCTCAACCGCGAACTGAACTTCCAGGACCTGGAAAGCCAGTTGCAAGTGGTCATCCGCGACTCCGGCCGCCAACAGCCCCGCGACGTCGGCTGGCTCGGCGCCGAGCAGCGCTGGACCGTGGGCAGCCTGGCCACCGCCGCGAGTTTTGTCGGCAGCGGTCTGGGCTTCGCCTGGCTGCCCCGGCACATGATCGAACGGGAACTCAAGGAAGGCGTGCTCAAGCGTCTACCCTTGGAACAGGGAGGCAGCCGCAACTCGACCTTCTATCTTTTCTCAAACAAGGAAAAACCCCTGGGCCCGGCCACGCAGATCCTGATCGAATTGCTGCGCACCTTCGACACCGCGCCGCTGGATGCGCCGTTCGCCGCCCCTGAACAAGCCTGACAAGGACTTCGCCGATGGCCTATTTTGAACATGAAGGTTGCAACCTGCATTATGAGGAATACGGCCACGGTACGCCCTTGCTGCTGGTCCACGGCCTGGGCTCGAGCACCCGCGACTGGGAAAAGCAGATCCCGGTGCTGTCCACCCGCTACCACCTGATCGTGGCGGATGTGCGCGGCCACGGTCGCTCCGACAAACCGCGCGAGCGCTACAGCATCGAAGGGTTCAGCGCCGACCTGGTCGCCCTGATCGAACACTTGGACCTCGGCCCGGTGCATCTGGTGGGTTGGTCCATGGGCGGCATGATCTGCTTTCAGCTGGCGGTGGACCAACCCAACCTGGTCAGGAGTCTGTGCATCGTCAACAGTGCTCCCGAAGTCAAAGTCCGCACGCCCGATGACTGCTGGCAATGGTTCAAGCGCTGGAGCCTGATGCGCATCCTCAGCCTGGAGACCATCGGCAAGGCCCTCGGCGCCAAGTTATTCCCCAAACCCGAACAAACCGAGTTACGCCTGGAAATGGCTCGGCGCTGGGCAAAGAACGACAAACGTGCTTATCTCGCCAGCTTCGATGCGATCGTGGGATGGGGCGTGCAGGAACGACTGTCGCAGGTCGCCTGTCCAACCCTGGTCATTTGCGCCGACCATGACTACACCCCGGTGGCACTGAAAGAAGCCTACGTCAGGCTACTGCCCGATGCACGGCTGGTGGTCATCGCCGATTCGCGGCACGCCACCCCGCTGGATCAACCCGAACGCTTCAACCAAACCCTGCTCGACTTTTTGACCGCAACCGATTCCACCACTCAGGATCACTGACCCCATGCTGAAAAAAATCGCCCTTGCCGCCGGCACCGTATTGTTTGCCGCCAACCTGATGGCTGCGACTCCCGCCAAGGCACCCCATGTATTGCTGGAAACCACCAACGGCCAGATCGAAATCGAACTGGACCCGGTCAAGGCCCCCATCAGTACCAAGAACTTCCTTGAGTACGTGGACAGCGGCTTCTACAACAACACGATTTTTCACCGAGTGATCCCGGGCTTCATGGCTCAGGGCGGTGGGTTCACTCAAACCATGCAACAAAAAGACACCAAGGCCCCAATCAAGAACGAAGCCAGCAATGGCCTGCACAACGTTCGTGGCACCTTGTCGATGGCCCGCACATCCAACCCGGACTCGGCCACCAGCCAGTTCTTCATCAACGTGGCCGACAACGCCTTCCTCGATCCGGGCCGTGACGCCGGTTACGCAGTGTTCGCCAAGGTGGTCAAGGGCATGGACGTGGTGGACATCATCGTCAACTCGCCAACCACCCAACGCGGCGGCATGAAAGACGTGCCGGCCGATCCTGTGATCATCAAGTCGGCCAAGCGCATCGACTGAAGAGGCACACGGCAAGCCTGGGCGGCGCGGTCATCCCGCACCGCCCATTAGCAAAAAGGAGAGCCCCTGCCAGGGCATTTACAGATGGTTTTTCGCCGTTTCGAAACACTGATCGATATCTTCCGCGACGCCCCGAGCTCGGCCCCGCCGAACCGCGTCCTGCCCTTCTACACCTATTACCTGAAACAGGTCTGGCCCAGCTTCGCCGTATTGCTGGTGGTGGGCCTGATCGGCGCGCTGATCGAGGTGGCGCTGTTCAGCTACCTGAGCCGCATCATCGACCTGACCCAGGGCACGCCGAATGTGGACTTCTTCAAGGTCCATGGCCTGGAACTGGCCTGGATGGCGGTGGTGGCGCTGGTCTTTCGGCCGATCTTCGTGGCCCTGCATGACCTGCTGGTGCACCAGACCCTGAGCCCCGGCATGACCAGCCTGATCCGCTGGCAGAACCACAGCTACGTGCTCAAGCAGAGCCTGAATTTCTTCCAGAACGACTTCGCCGGGCGCATCGCCCAGCGCATCATGCAGACCGGTAACTCCCTGCGCGACTCGGCGGTGCAAGCCGTGGACGCCCTGTGGCACGTGCTGATCTACGCTATCAGCTCCCTGGTGCTGTTCGCCGAAGCCGACTGGCGCCTGATGATCCCGCTGCTGATGTGGATCGCCGCCTACATTGGTGCCCTGTGTTACTTCGTGCCGAGGGTCAAGGAGCGCTCGGTGGTGTCGTCCGATGCCCGCTCCAAGCTCATGGGGCGGATCGTCGACGGCTACACCAACATCACCACTCTGAAGCTGTTCGCCCACACCAACTTCGAGCAGCAGTACGCCCGCGAAGCCATCCAGGAGCAGACCGAAAAAGCCCAGTTGGCCGGTCGCGTGGTCACCAGTATGGACGTGGTCATCACCAGCATGAACGGGCTGCTGATCGTCGGCACCACCGGGCTGGCGCTGTGGCTCTGGACTCAGTCGCTGATCAGCGTCGGCGCCATTGCCCTGGCGACCGGGCTGGTGATCCGCATCGTCAACATGTCCGGTTGGATCATGTGGGTGGTCAACGGCATCTTCGAGAACATCGGCATGGTCCAGGACGGCCTGCAGACTATCGCCCAGCCAGTCAGCGTCACCGACCGCGACCAGGCCAAGCCCCTGGCGGTCGCTCGCGGCGAGGTGCGTTTCGAGCACGTGGATTTCCACTATGGCAAGAAAAGCGGCGTGATCGGCGACCTCAACCTGATCATCAAGCCCGGGGAAAAAATCGGCCTGATCGGCCCGTCCGGCGCGGGTAAATCCACCTTGGTCAACCTGCTGCTGCGTCTTTATGACGTGCAAGGTGGGCGCATCCTCATCGACGGCCAGGACATCGCCGAGGTCGGCCAGGAAAGCTTGCGCGAGCGCATCGGCATGATCACCCAGGACACGTCGCTGCTGCACCGCTCGATTCGTGACAACCTGCTTTACGGCAAGCCCGACGCCACCGATGCGCAACTCTGGGAAGCCGTGCGCAAGGCCCGGGCCGATGAGTTCATTCCATTGTTGTCGGATGCCGAAGGTCGTACCGGTTTCGACGCCCATGTGGGTGAGCGCGGCGTGAAGCTGTCCGGCGGCCAGCGCCAGCGCATCGCCATTGCCCGGGTGCTGCTCAAGGACGCGCCGATCCTGATCATGGACGAAGCGACGTCGGCACTGGACTCGGAAGTCGAAGCGGCGATCCAGGAAAGCCTCGAGACCCTGATGCAAGGCAAGACCGTGATCGCCATCGCCCACCGCCTCTCGACCATCGCCCGCATGGACCGCCTGGTCGTGCTGGAAAACGGCCGCATCGCCGAAACCGGCAGCCATGCCGAACTGCTGGCCCATGGCGGGTTGTATGCGCGGTTGTGGCAGCACCAGACGGGTGGGTTCGTGGGGATCGACTGAATCAACCAGACACCACTGACCCCTGTGGCGAGGGAGCTTGCTCCCGCTGGGGTGCGAAGCGCCCCTGAAAATCTGAGCGTCACCCCATAGAGCCGGGTGGAACTCAGCCTTGTTGGGGCTGCTGCGCAGCCCAGCGGGAGCAAGCTCCCTCGCCACAGGGTCTTTGCTTAAACAGTAGGGCCAGTGCAGCCCCAAGGCCTTTCTGAAAAAATCTGTCCAGAATCCATTTAGCCCATATAGCAACGACATACTCCCCGCCGACCACGGCCAAAACCGCCCCAGTCCATGACTCTGGCGGTTTTTTTGTGCCGCTGGATTTGTCGATAAACCCTGCTGTACTCAGCCCAGGTTCTGGAGATGAACCTGTCGTAATGCTGCAGGATGCATAACCGATTATCACGACTGTTTTTTCAAGGATGCTTATGTCTTTACTCAAACGTTCAACGACTGAGTTGTTGGGTACGTTCTGGCTGGTGTTGGGCGGCTGCGGCAGCGCGGTATTGGCCGCCTCCGGGATTGGCGTGCTGGGGGTTGCCCTGGCGTTCGGCCTGACGGTGTTGACCATGGCGTTCGCCATCGGTCATATCTCCGGCTGCCACCTGAACCCGGCCGTGTCGGTGGGTTTGTACGTGGGCGGGCGGTTTCCGGCCAGGGAATTGCCGGCCTACATCATCGCCCAGGTCATCGGTGGTGTGCTGGCCGCGGCGCTGATCTACTTCATCGCCAGCGGCAAGGAAGGCTTTGACCTGACCGCGTCCGGCCTGGCGTCGAACGGTTACGGCGAGCATTCACCCGGTGGGTATTCGTTGGCGGCCGGTTTTGTGACCGAGCTGATCATGACGGCAATGTTCATCCTGATCATCCTCGGCGCCACCGATAAACGTGCCCCGGCCGGGCTGGCACCGATTGCCATCGGCCTGGCCCTGACGCTCATTCACCTGATCTCGATCCCGGTCACCAACACTTCAGTCAACCCGGCCCGCAGTACCGGTCCGGCGCTGATCGTCGGCGGCTGGGCCATCGAGCAACTGTGGCTGTTCTGGGTAGCACCGCTGCTGGGTGCTGTCATTGGTGGTGTCTCTTACCGCTGGCTGGGCAACGAAGACAGCTGAGTCACACCCACGAAAAATCAGCACTGCCGATACGGCAGTGCTGTTTTCGCCTCTTCGGCATAGGCCAGCACTCCCTCTTGCTCGCGCACGAGGAAATCCGCCACAGCCGCTTTCAACCCCGGATGCCGCAAGTAATGCCACGAGCGGGTAATCACCGGTTCGAACCCGCGAATCAATTTGTGCTCCCCCTGGGCACCGGCGTCGAAACGCTGCAAGCCATGGGCAATCGCGTAGTCCATACCCTGGTAGAAACAGGTCTCGAAATGCAGGCGATCAAATTCCGCCAGGCAGCCCCAATAACGCCCGTAGAAACTGTCGCCGCCCACCAGGCTGAACGCCATCGCCACCGGCCGTGAACCTTGCTTGGCCAAGACCACGCGAATGGCCTCAGGCATGCGCTCGGCCAGCAGGCTGAAGAACGCTCGGGTCAGGTACGGCGCCTGCCGCCGCACCGCGTAGGTGTTGGCGTAACAGGCGTAGACAAAGTCCCACTGGGCCTCGTCCAGTTGCTGGCCTTCGAGCCATTCGAACTCGATGCCCTGCCCCGCCACCTGTTCACGCTCCTTGCGCATCTGCTTGCGCTTGCGCGAACTGAGGGCATCGAGAAAATCCTGGAAGTCCCGATAACCACGATTTTGCCAGTGGTACTGGCAGCCAATCCGCTGCAGCCAGCCTTCTTGCCCGGCAAGTGCCGCGTCGGTGAAGGCATCGGTGAAGTTGATGTGGGCACTGGAAAGCCCTTCGATCTCAAGATAACCCGGCAGGCTGCCCAGCAGCTCCAGACCATCCTCGACCCGCGCCGCCAGCAGTCGCGGACCGCTGACCGGACTGAACGGCACCGCCGTCAGCAACTTCGGGTAATACTCGATCCCGGCCCGGGCGCAGGCATCGGCCCAGGCGTGGTCGAACACGTACTCGCCGTAAGAATGCCACTTGCGGTAACTGGGCAAGGCTGCGAGCAGGCGTCCGTCTTCGATGTGCAGCAGATGCTCAGGCTGCCAGCCAGATTGCGGGCCGAGGCTGGCACTGTCTTCCAGGGTGCTCAGGAAGGCGTGGCGCAGGAATGGTTGGTTGGCGGGTACCAGGGCGTCCCATTCTTGCGGCGCAATGGCGGACAGGCTGTCCAAGACGTGAAGCGGCATGCGGTTCCTCGATATCCAGACAATGGATGGAGCGAGTATCGCCGATCCGGACGGTAGGAACGAGAAGCAGGATACTTTTTTACGGGCTTGGGTGATGAGTGATCCGAAATAGGATATTGGCGGTACTACTCGACACCTTGCAGTTCGAAAAAATCAGTTATTAGAGGTCGCCCCCTTTACTTATTCGCGAATATTCTTCATTTCCGCCGCTGTTCTGACTCTATCTTCCACACTGGCTAAATGTTCAGCGCGCTCCTGCCCTGGTATGTTTTTCATCATCTTATCGTACACTTCTGCGAGCGCCTCGAGTTTTTTTGCCCCACGCCGCGTAATTCCAACCTCACCTTTGTGGCGTAGAGCGAATTCATAATTCTTCAATGCAGATATTGTTTTTCCGCGAAAAAAATCTTGCTCACTGATCATGTTACTCACAATCTCCGGACTGACTTCCAGATCACTAATTTCAATAAATTTAGCCTCATATTTTCTAACCATCACGTCAAAATAAGCCACGTTTTTTTGGGCATTCAAAACATCTTCAGACCCAATAACTCTTAAACTCGGAGGCTTGACTCTGTGCTTAGTCAAGGTAAAAATCCCGGATGTAGTTTCGCCCACAGAAAACGCTGCTGGCTTTCTAAAAAAACGCGATACAGCTCCTATAAAACCATGCCCCGTCGGGTCTACATTATTAATTGGATCCCCCACACAATACATGTACGCATTCAATCCCCCCTTACCGAAGGGACTCAAGTTATCCGGGCTGTGAAACCTCATCAACTGAGGATTGAAGACACGGTAGCCCTTGCCCAGCAAATACCAGCCGGTCTGCCTTTCGCGCCGCTCGCCGTTGTAACCCAAATGACTATTCGCCGAGCTGCCTTCAACCCGATGGCCATAGGGTGAATACGCAATACTCGTGAGTCCCTGCCGAGTAACTTCACCCATCACACTGTTCTTATCATCGCCCATCAGCAATATGGAACTGGCATCACCACCGGTTTGGCGCTCGGCGAGCACGACGCCCTCTGCACGCACGAAGGTTGTGCTGACAGTCCCGCTGACCTCGCTCGCCAGCTCATCGCCGCGGTAAAACCGGCGTTCCTTGCCGTCGGCAGTGTCGCGTCCGATCAAGGTGTCCAACGCGTCATAGTGAAAGATGATCGTCGCTTCGTCAGATGCACGCTGTTCGGTTTTATTTGAAATATCCATTTTATGCCTCGCTGATTCTCAAAACGACTATTTCACCCTGTCGAATTTCTAAATTTATAAGTGGCGCGGGTGCAAAATCCCGCTCAGGCGGCATTCTTCCTATATCTATCCTCAATGTCGGATGGTATTGAGCTGCTCGCTCCTTGATCTTCTCTGCACTGTGCCGAGTAATACGGCGCTTACCTAGGCTTTTCTCGGCAAAAAGGCGATCCACTGAAGCCGATAAGGCATCAGTGTAAAACCGCTTGTTCCTATTACTTATATCTATTGCTTCTTCCGGAGAGATGAGGTATCGCCTTTCAAGATACTTTAAGTACCTTTCTTCGATATCAAAGATAAACCAATTCGAAATCTCGACCTCCTTAAGATG
This window encodes:
- a CDS encoding alpha/beta fold hydrolase, giving the protein MAYFEHEGCNLHYEEYGHGTPLLLVHGLGSSTRDWEKQIPVLSTRYHLIVADVRGHGRSDKPRERYSIEGFSADLVALIEHLDLGPVHLVGWSMGGMICFQLAVDQPNLVRSLCIVNSAPEVKVRTPDDCWQWFKRWSLMRILSLETIGKALGAKLFPKPEQTELRLEMARRWAKNDKRAYLASFDAIVGWGVQERLSQVACPTLVICADHDYTPVALKEAYVRLLPDARLVVIADSRHATPLDQPERFNQTLLDFLTATDSTTQDH
- a CDS encoding peptidylprolyl isomerase, with protein sequence MLKKIALAAGTVLFAANLMAATPAKAPHVLLETTNGQIEIELDPVKAPISTKNFLEYVDSGFYNNTIFHRVIPGFMAQGGGFTQTMQQKDTKAPIKNEASNGLHNVRGTLSMARTSNPDSATSQFFINVADNAFLDPGRDAGYAVFAKVVKGMDVVDIIVNSPTTQRGGMKDVPADPVIIKSAKRID
- a CDS encoding LysR family transcriptional regulator, with product MKAPRVTLDQWRTLQAVVDHGGFAQAAEVLHRSQSSVSYTVARMQDQLGVPLLRIDGRKAVLTEAGGVLLRRSRQLVKQASQLEDLAHHMEQGWEAEVRLVVDAAYPNARLVRALTAFMPQSRGCRVRLREEVLSGVEEVLLEGVADLAISGFSIPGYLGAELSDVEFIAVAHPEHALHRLNRELNFQDLESQLQVVIRDSGRQQPRDVGWLGAEQRWTVGSLATAASFVGSGLGFAWLPRHMIERELKEGVLKRLPLEQGGSRNSTFYLFSNKEKPLGPATQILIELLRTFDTAPLDAPFAAPEQA
- a CDS encoding GNAT family N-acetyltransferase — translated: MPLHVLDSLSAIAPQEWDALVPANQPFLRHAFLSTLEDSASLGPQSGWQPEHLLHIEDGRLLAALPSYRKWHSYGEYVFDHAWADACARAGIEYYPKLLTAVPFSPVSGPRLLAARVEDGLELLGSLPGYLEIEGLSSAHINFTDAFTDAALAGQEGWLQRIGCQYHWQNRGYRDFQDFLDALSSRKRKQMRKEREQVAGQGIEFEWLEGQQLDEAQWDFVYACYANTYAVRRQAPYLTRAFFSLLAERMPEAIRVVLAKQGSRPVAMAFSLVGGDSFYGRYWGCLAEFDRLHFETCFYQGMDYAIAHGLQRFDAGAQGEHKLIRGFEPVITRSWHYLRHPGLKAAVADFLVREQEGVLAYAEEAKTALPYRQC
- a CDS encoding ABC transporter ATP-binding protein — its product is MVFRRFETLIDIFRDAPSSAPPNRVLPFYTYYLKQVWPSFAVLLVVGLIGALIEVALFSYLSRIIDLTQGTPNVDFFKVHGLELAWMAVVALVFRPIFVALHDLLVHQTLSPGMTSLIRWQNHSYVLKQSLNFFQNDFAGRIAQRIMQTGNSLRDSAVQAVDALWHVLIYAISSLVLFAEADWRLMIPLLMWIAAYIGALCYFVPRVKERSVVSSDARSKLMGRIVDGYTNITTLKLFAHTNFEQQYAREAIQEQTEKAQLAGRVVTSMDVVITSMNGLLIVGTTGLALWLWTQSLISVGAIALATGLVIRIVNMSGWIMWVVNGIFENIGMVQDGLQTIAQPVSVTDRDQAKPLAVARGEVRFEHVDFHYGKKSGVIGDLNLIIKPGEKIGLIGPSGAGKSTLVNLLLRLYDVQGGRILIDGQDIAEVGQESLRERIGMITQDTSLLHRSIRDNLLYGKPDATDAQLWEAVRKARADEFIPLLSDAEGRTGFDAHVGERGVKLSGGQRQRIAIARVLLKDAPILIMDEATSALDSEVEAAIQESLETLMQGKTVIAIAHRLSTIARMDRLVVLENGRIAETGSHAELLAHGGLYARLWQHQTGGFVGID
- the aqpZ gene encoding aquaporin Z — its product is MSLLKRSTTELLGTFWLVLGGCGSAVLAASGIGVLGVALAFGLTVLTMAFAIGHISGCHLNPAVSVGLYVGGRFPARELPAYIIAQVIGGVLAAALIYFIASGKEGFDLTASGLASNGYGEHSPGGYSLAAGFVTELIMTAMFILIILGATDKRAPAGLAPIAIGLALTLIHLISIPVTNTSVNPARSTGPALIVGGWAIEQLWLFWVAPLLGAVIGGVSYRWLGNEDS
- a CDS encoding RHS repeat-associated core domain-containing protein, yielding MDISNKTEQRASDEATIIFHYDALDTLIGRDTADGKERRFYRGDELASEVSGTVSTTFVRAEGVVLAERQTGGDASSILLMGDDKNSVMGEVTRQGLTSIAYSPYGHRVEGSSANSHLGYNGERRERQTGWYLLGKGYRVFNPQLMRFHSPDNLSPFGKGGLNAYMYCVGDPINNVDPTGHGFIGAVSRFFRKPAAFSVGETTSGIFTLTKHRVKPPSLRVIGSEDVLNAQKNVAYFDVMVRKYEAKFIEISDLEVSPEIVSNMISEQDFFRGKTISALKNYEFALRHKGEVGITRRGAKKLEALAEVYDKMMKNIPGQERAEHLASVEDRVRTAAEMKNIRE
- a CDS encoding FMN-dependent NADH-azoreductase, which encodes MSRVLIIESSARQQDSVSRQLTQTFISQWKAAHPADEISVRDLAVNPVPHLDANLLGGWMKPAEQRSDVENASLERSNQLTDELLAADVLVMAAPMYNFAIPSTLKAWLDHVLRAGVTFKYTPTGPQGLLADKRAFVLTARGGIHAGGSTDHQEPYLRQVMGFIGIHEVTFIHAEGMNLGGDFQEKGLNQANAKLSQVA